In Marinobacter salinisoli, the DNA window GCCCGTGCCTTTTGATAGAGTCCCTTGGGGTCACGCTCTTCACAGGTTTCCAGGGGCGTGTTCATAAAGACTTCAATGAACTCGCCAGCAGGAAAGAGGTTCCTCACCATTCGCCGATCACTGGCAAAAGGCGAAATAAAGGCGCTCAGAACAATCAGGCCGGCATCTGCGAACAATTTACTGACCTCGCCAATCCTGCGAATATTCTCGACGCGATCGTCATCCGAAAAACCCAAGTCACCATTAAGACCGTGCCGAACGTTATCCCCATCCAAGAGAAAGGTATGGTAACCACGCTGGTACAGCGCCACATCAAGCGCGTTGGCCACTGTGGACTTTCCAGAACCACTCAGGCCTGTAAACCATAGTAAGCAGGGACGTTGATTCTTCGAGGCGGCACGCTCGGCCCGGGAAACTTTATGCTCGTGCCATACGATATTATTGGCCAACCTGGATATCCTTATCTTGTCTAGAAAACTACAGTCTAGGTTTTACCAAATCCATTTCAAATAATAACCTAGCCCCAAAACTCCGACATCTTTCTGGTAACAGTTCCCAGCTGCTTAGCAGGCAACGAATTAACCGGCAGCCGCTTTTCGGCCTCCACCGGTCGGAAACTGCCTCCCCAGTTCATCCGATCCGGTACGATTACTCAAAGGCGCGCGAATCCTTACCAAATACGTGCCGACTCTCGCCAAGTGGCACAACTGAATAAACCTCCGGGTTTAACAGCACAAGCCATTAAAGACCGTTTGATCCCATCAATTCCTGCAGGTTAAATCATAAAAAGAAAAGCCGCCATACAGCGGCTATCTGGATAAAGCTGCCAAGCTCTTTAGTAGGCGGATAGCTCACCGTAAGTTCAGAACCGATGGCGGCTTGGCCTCTGGCTCCGCTCCATGGCACCAAACTAAATCTGCGACATCTCCATTTGGTGCAAAACCGGTCGGCGCTTCACGCAACAGCGATGCGATCTTATCACAATCAAATTCCTGACTTGCTCGCATCAGCTGATCCAACACCCGTTCAAGCTCATTCCAAGATAGGGAGACTTCCCGAGCCTTCATAATCCTCGGATGAGCGGTACCCTGAGGATCATCACCGATGAGTAGCTCCTCATAGAGCTTTTCACCAGGGCGCAATCCACTAAATACGATTTCGATATCACCGTCCGGCTTTTCTTCGGTTTTCTCAGTAAGCCCCATAAGATGAACCATCTTTCGGGCCAGATCGGCTATCTTTACCGGCTCGCCCATATCCAATACAAAAACCTCGCCACCCTGTCCCATGCTGCCAGCCTGAAGTACTAACTGACTGGCCTCTGGAATGGTCATAAAATAGCGGATAATATCCGGATGAGTCACCGTCACGGGCCCACCATCTCGAATCTGATCACGGAACAGCGGGACCACAGAGCCAGAAGACCCCAGTACATTACCGAACCGAACCATGGAAAACACCGTCTTCGACTGTCGCTCAGCCAGAGCCTGAAGCACCAGTTCCGCCATGCGCTTACTGGCACCCATCACATTCGTAGGACGCACGGCTTTGTCTGTCGAAATCAGAACAAAGCGCTCCACACCGCATTCGATAGCAGCTTCCGCAACACGCTGGGTTCCGAAAACGTTATTCTGAACCCCCTCAATCACGTTATGCTCTACCAGTGGCACATGTTTATAGGCAGCAGCATGATAAACGGCCTGAATACCAAAACTTCGCATAATCGCTTCGCAGCGCCGGCGGTGAATAACACTCCCTAGCAGCGCCTGTATTTCAACACCGAGATTCTCCAGCCGGTTCAGGGTCTGCAACTCACGCTCAATGGCATAGAGCGAAAACTCCGATTGTTCAAAC includes these proteins:
- the cysC gene encoding adenylyl-sulfate kinase, which gives rise to MANNIVWHEHKVSRAERAASKNQRPCLLWFTGLSGSGKSTVANALDVALYQRGYHTFLLDGDNVRHGLNGDLGFSDDDRVENIRRIGEVSKLFADAGLIVLSAFISPFASDRRMVRNLFPAGEFIEVFMNTPLETCEERDPKGLYQKARAGVVKDFTGIDSPYEAPMRAEITLDTSRLSVDECAERLISYLHSRKLILDVKA
- a CDS encoding polysaccharide biosynthesis protein, yielding MFNKFLDLSRFHKRLVSVAADVVALFFALWAAFSLRFDQQFWIPDSEQLVVSGLTVVVTIAAFVRLGLYRAVVRYLSDRAFLTVIYGVVISAITLILLGYWLEVLVPRSVPFIYSALAFIFVSGTRMGVRILVNRPRRHNKQFVAIIGAGETGIELARALARGMEYHPAAFITLLKSNHRALINGIPVYDISHIERVIREHSVKRLLLALDQDSGIDRKRLLKRLEPLSIPVQTVPNMSELIAGQARINDIRDLEIEDLLGRDPVKPDNAQVAAGLYGKAVMVTGAGGSIGSELCRQIIRHRPSRLVLFEQSEFSLYAIERELQTLNRLENLGVEIQALLGSVIHRRRCEAIMRSFGIQAVYHAAAYKHVPLVEHNVIEGVQNNVFGTQRVAEAAIECGVERFVLISTDKAVRPTNVMGASKRMAELVLQALAERQSKTVFSMVRFGNVLGSSGSVVPLFRDQIRDGGPVTVTHPDIIRYFMTIPEASQLVLQAGSMGQGGEVFVLDMGEPVKIADLARKMVHLMGLTEKTEEKPDGDIEIVFSGLRPGEKLYEELLIGDDPQGTAHPRIMKAREVSLSWNELERVLDQLMRASQEFDCDKIASLLREAPTGFAPNGDVADLVWCHGAEPEAKPPSVLNLR